In Woeseia oceani, one DNA window encodes the following:
- a CDS encoding type II secretion system protein N, protein MTSWKRLLITGGSVFLLGLFTLLPARVIHHWVSPDALQLAGIEGTVWNGAANEAFIDGMYLQNLRWSMRPFALFTGSLAYALQAEPVGGFLDATVAVSLGGTVRVSALNAALPLQALQNVVRVDGISGDISLQMAEIRLADGWPTHAAGQAGLSNLVLRALAPAPLGNFQVEFQNTDTGVLGSVQDVSGMLKVAATLQLNPDRSYTLLGQVGPTATATPAIVEQLRFLGSPDARGLREFRTEGSL, encoded by the coding sequence ATGACAAGCTGGAAACGGTTGCTGATCACGGGTGGCAGCGTTTTTCTGCTCGGCCTGTTTACCTTGTTGCCTGCCAGGGTAATACATCATTGGGTATCACCGGATGCGCTGCAACTGGCAGGTATCGAGGGTACCGTTTGGAACGGTGCAGCCAATGAAGCCTTCATTGACGGTATGTACTTGCAGAATCTGCGCTGGAGCATGCGCCCGTTCGCGTTGTTCACCGGCAGCCTCGCATATGCGCTGCAGGCCGAACCGGTTGGTGGCTTTCTTGATGCGACAGTGGCAGTGAGTCTGGGGGGCACTGTCAGGGTTTCAGCGCTCAACGCCGCATTGCCGCTGCAAGCATTGCAAAACGTGGTACGGGTCGATGGCATAAGTGGGGATATCAGCCTGCAGATGGCTGAGATTCGACTTGCGGATGGCTGGCCAACACACGCAGCCGGTCAGGCGGGACTGTCCAACCTGGTGTTACGCGCGCTGGCACCGGCGCCTCTCGGTAATTTCCAGGTCGAATTTCAGAACACGGACACCGGGGTACTCGGCAGTGTTCAGGACGTCAGCGGCATGCTGAAAGTTGCGGCCACTTTGCAACTCAATCCGGACCGCAGCTACACCCTGCTCGGCCAGGTCGGTCCTACGGCGACCGCGACGCCGGCCATCGTTGAGCAACTGCGTTTCCTCGGCAGCCCCGATGCCCGCGGTTTACGCGAGTTCCGCACGGAAGGTTCCTTATGA
- a CDS encoding PD-(D/E)XK nuclease family protein, whose translation MTSGYPWLADAVSVNATVITASRRLARELQAAFEQEQRRAGYRSWPTPHIEAITDWLATALDGAEQQGLQRLIDPAASGLLWERCLGETSRQDLLSTAGVLRHARQAWQRVHDWRIPVDTVTAAASSRDEHWFVRAASAYQNFLRAGGWIDQAQLTEYCADVLQGAQLAPGKQIYLAGFDRLTPVQRYLFEQLAAVNIETLEVPVSTRVATRRYRSYANEDAQWRAAGRWARDQLQRDPKARIAVIVPNLEQDAAAIARKVREGFAAGWQLAGSTYRSAVNVSYGQRLSAFPAIVAAEKALRFAANGLRGPDISLLLRSPFFGQEDMPGRCRLETQLRSLVDRQWQPGNLLNALNDTAPATDGAVWRERMQLLVDVVNQQDEQLAPAIWAERIDALLSSLGWPGIQQSDSEEFQLINRWRQLLNEFARLGSVRSVPTFREAVGYLFQMAGETLYQPETPAGGLSLIGLLESAGLEFDHVWVGNMDASRWPSAGQPLALLSRQLQRDTGMPDATPADTLAFAERTLDRLGKSTAQLLYSWSRSDGDTELQPSPLLQLDANSAVETDAGDPGWFACSMAGRAKLDMLHPDSAPPVLPDEKIRGGAYTVQRMQEEPFSAFVAGRLAANTLEPYQAGLTPRLRGIALHDALYRLLLDKPSRSQLQGWTAAQREERSERAAWLALTDIGKQADDILRLILQFEKRRLQQILLRFLDEECARDDFSIDALEERLQLKHGAVVLNMRIDRIDRLADQSLLVIDYKSGTRKTFMNAKKGVPANVQLSVYARTLAAPIGGLALINLDSREISYQGEGAGVPFGKIKAEDWPQALASWCADVDALLVRFAAGETGVNGNQSADDGRPLALLSRIEELRRED comes from the coding sequence ATGACGAGCGGCTACCCATGGCTGGCGGACGCTGTCAGCGTCAACGCGACGGTCATTACTGCCAGCCGACGACTCGCGCGCGAACTGCAAGCCGCGTTTGAGCAGGAACAACGCCGCGCCGGTTACCGTAGCTGGCCGACGCCGCACATCGAGGCGATTACAGATTGGCTCGCAACGGCGCTGGATGGCGCGGAACAACAAGGCCTGCAGCGGCTGATAGATCCGGCGGCCAGTGGCCTGCTGTGGGAGCGGTGCCTCGGTGAGACCAGTCGTCAGGACTTACTGAGTACGGCGGGCGTTCTGCGGCATGCGCGGCAGGCCTGGCAGCGCGTGCACGACTGGCGAATACCAGTCGACACGGTAACCGCTGCGGCGAGCAGTCGTGACGAGCACTGGTTTGTCCGCGCGGCGTCCGCTTACCAGAATTTTCTGCGGGCGGGAGGCTGGATCGATCAGGCGCAGCTGACGGAATACTGTGCCGACGTTCTGCAGGGGGCGCAGTTAGCGCCCGGCAAACAAATTTACCTGGCAGGCTTCGACCGATTGACGCCGGTGCAGCGTTATCTCTTCGAGCAGTTGGCGGCGGTCAACATCGAAACGCTCGAGGTTCCGGTTTCGACCAGAGTCGCGACACGACGTTACCGATCCTACGCGAACGAGGATGCCCAATGGCGCGCAGCCGGCCGTTGGGCTCGCGACCAGTTGCAGCGTGATCCGAAAGCGCGCATTGCCGTAATTGTGCCGAATCTCGAACAAGATGCCGCGGCCATCGCGCGTAAAGTCAGGGAAGGTTTCGCCGCCGGCTGGCAATTGGCTGGCTCGACTTACCGCTCGGCCGTAAACGTTTCATACGGTCAGCGTTTGTCAGCCTTTCCCGCCATTGTTGCTGCGGAGAAAGCGCTCCGGTTTGCGGCAAACGGATTGCGAGGTCCAGACATCAGCTTGCTCCTGCGCTCACCGTTTTTCGGCCAGGAAGACATGCCCGGGCGTTGCCGGCTTGAAACTCAGCTCCGCTCTCTGGTCGACAGGCAGTGGCAGCCGGGAAACCTTTTGAACGCACTGAATGACACAGCACCAGCGACTGACGGCGCAGTGTGGCGAGAACGGATGCAGTTGCTGGTTGATGTCGTGAACCAGCAAGACGAACAATTGGCACCGGCAATCTGGGCGGAGCGCATCGATGCTTTGCTGAGCAGCCTGGGCTGGCCCGGCATTCAGCAGTCGGACAGTGAAGAATTTCAGCTCATCAACCGCTGGCGTCAGTTGTTGAATGAATTCGCCCGGCTTGGCAGCGTACGGTCAGTACCTACCTTCCGCGAAGCCGTCGGCTACCTGTTCCAGATGGCGGGCGAAACGCTTTATCAGCCGGAAACCCCGGCCGGTGGCTTAAGTCTTATCGGCCTGCTCGAATCTGCCGGATTGGAGTTTGATCATGTCTGGGTGGGCAACATGGACGCGAGCCGCTGGCCTTCGGCCGGGCAACCGCTGGCCTTGTTAAGCCGGCAGTTGCAACGCGACACCGGTATGCCCGACGCGACGCCGGCCGATACGCTGGCTTTTGCGGAGCGTACGCTTGATCGACTTGGCAAGTCGACCGCTCAGTTGTTGTACAGCTGGTCTCGAAGTGACGGTGATACGGAGCTGCAACCCTCACCGCTGCTTCAGCTTGATGCAAACTCTGCGGTCGAAACAGATGCCGGGGATCCGGGCTGGTTTGCGTGCAGCATGGCGGGTCGCGCCAAGCTGGACATGCTGCACCCTGATTCAGCGCCACCGGTCCTGCCGGATGAAAAAATTCGCGGTGGCGCCTATACCGTGCAACGCATGCAGGAGGAGCCGTTCTCGGCGTTTGTCGCCGGACGTTTGGCAGCCAATACGCTGGAGCCGTACCAGGCGGGTCTCACGCCTCGCCTGAGGGGGATTGCCTTGCACGATGCGTTGTACCGCTTGCTGCTGGACAAACCGTCGCGCAGCCAGTTGCAAGGCTGGACCGCTGCGCAGCGCGAGGAGCGCAGCGAGCGCGCAGCGTGGTTGGCACTGACCGACATCGGCAAACAGGCGGACGATATTCTGCGTTTGATCCTGCAGTTCGAGAAACGTCGCCTGCAACAGATACTTCTGCGCTTTCTGGACGAAGAATGTGCCCGTGATGACTTCAGCATCGACGCGCTTGAAGAGCGCCTGCAATTGAAACACGGGGCTGTCGTTCTGAATATGCGTATCGACCGGATTGATCGGCTTGCAGACCAGAGTCTTCTGGTCATTGATTACAAGTCGGGTACACGCAAGACCTTCATGAATGCAAAAAAGGGCGTACCGGCCAATGTGCAGTTGTCAGTGTATGCGCGGACACTTGCTGCGCCGATCGGAGGCCTTGCACTGATCAATCTGGACAGTCGTGAAATCAGCTATCAGGGGGAAGGCGCAGGCGTGCCGTTCGGCAAGATCAAAGCAGAAGACTGGCCGCAGGCCCTGGCATCGTGGTGCGCGGATGTGGATGCACTCCTGGTTCGCTTTGCAGCGGGTGAGACCGGGGTAAACGGCAATCAGTCCGCCGATGACGGGCGACCGCTTGCACTACTGAGCCGAATCGAAGAGTTACGTCGTGAAGACTAA
- a CDS encoding DUF6491 family protein has translation MKTSLKQLFIIVCSSLFLMFEVTAEEPGKRLDDLNLRGSDCILIRTIRDYTALDDSHLLIRGSARRGYFVTLGRPAFGIRSSFRLGFSSRDDQLCPYGGDSIVFGGLGNESISVRSISRVNEEQIEEILIRFGKKTPPDKQTPTPADVKGAEVEELD, from the coding sequence ATGAAAACATCTTTAAAACAATTGTTTATTATTGTTTGTTCAAGTCTTTTCTTAATGTTTGAAGTGACTGCTGAGGAGCCTGGCAAGCGTCTGGATGACCTCAATTTGCGAGGTTCCGATTGCATCCTGATCCGGACTATCCGAGACTATACCGCGCTGGACGACAGCCACCTCCTGATTCGGGGGAGCGCGAGACGCGGTTATTTCGTCACCTTGGGCAGGCCGGCTTTTGGCATTCGATCGTCATTCCGGCTGGGATTTTCGTCACGAGACGATCAATTGTGTCCCTACGGCGGCGACTCGATCGTCTTCGGCGGACTTGGCAATGAAAGCATCAGCGTGCGGTCAATCAGCCGCGTTAATGAAGAACAGATAGAAGAGATACTGATCCGGTTCGGCAAGAAGACACCGCCGGATAAACAGACCCCGACGCCGGCCGACGTTAAAGGCGCAGAGGTTGAAGAGCTAGACTGA
- a CDS encoding aminotransferase class I/II-fold pyridoxal phosphate-dependent enzyme — MKPLTVATSDALSDVKYEIRGQLAHRALELEKRGYEIISLNIGNPGLYGYRTPETMRLAMIENLGAAEPYSHQKGIFPAREAVVMQQQNRGIQNISADDVFIGNGVSELIDLSLRAMLNPCDEVLVPSPDYPLWSAAVTLNGGKAVHYPCPPDAEFQPDLAALEGLVTARCRAIVVINPNNPSGAVYSRAVLRGLVEFAERHGLVILADEIYDQMTYDGAEFVPLATMVRNSLCLTYSGLSKIYRACGYRVGWCVFGGDLERGSQLAHAMELLAALRLCSNVPGQWAVQTALGGFQSIRELVEPGGRLYQSRQAIIDCVAASPYLEMVPPKGAMYAFIRLAESVSRELTDREFARRLLEDHHVLIAPGSSFNTTYSDHFRITTLPDVDTLHTVFERIDSLLAQSA; from the coding sequence ATGAAACCATTAACAGTGGCTACCAGCGATGCGCTGTCCGACGTCAAATACGAAATACGCGGCCAACTGGCACATCGTGCGCTGGAACTGGAAAAACGCGGCTACGAAATTATTTCGCTGAATATCGGCAATCCAGGACTCTACGGCTACCGGACGCCGGAAACCATGCGCCTGGCCATGATCGAGAATCTCGGTGCAGCGGAGCCTTACAGTCATCAGAAAGGCATATTCCCGGCGCGTGAAGCCGTGGTCATGCAGCAGCAGAATCGCGGCATCCAGAACATCAGTGCGGATGACGTGTTCATCGGCAACGGGGTTAGCGAACTGATCGATCTCTCGTTGCGGGCCATGCTCAACCCTTGCGACGAAGTACTGGTTCCCAGCCCGGATTACCCGTTGTGGTCAGCTGCGGTGACGTTGAACGGCGGCAAGGCTGTGCACTATCCATGTCCTCCGGATGCCGAGTTTCAGCCGGACCTGGCAGCCCTCGAGGGTTTGGTGACTGCACGTTGCCGCGCCATCGTGGTTATTAATCCGAACAATCCGTCCGGCGCCGTCTACAGCCGTGCAGTTCTGCGCGGCCTCGTGGAGTTCGCTGAGCGGCACGGGCTTGTGATTCTGGCTGATGAGATCTATGACCAGATGACCTACGACGGCGCGGAGTTTGTGCCGCTGGCAACGATGGTCCGCAATTCGCTGTGCCTGACGTATTCCGGCCTGTCCAAAATCTACCGTGCCTGCGGTTACCGCGTGGGCTGGTGTGTATTTGGTGGCGATTTGGAGCGGGGTAGTCAGCTCGCACATGCCATGGAACTGCTGGCCGCACTGCGGCTTTGCAGTAACGTGCCCGGGCAATGGGCAGTTCAAACCGCACTGGGAGGATTCCAGAGTATTCGCGAACTGGTTGAACCCGGCGGTCGTTTGTATCAATCCCGGCAGGCGATCATTGATTGCGTTGCGGCGAGTCCGTACCTGGAAATGGTGCCTCCCAAAGGAGCGATGTACGCGTTCATTCGTCTGGCCGAGTCAGTGTCCAGGGAATTGACGGATCGCGAATTTGCACGTCGATTGCTGGAAGATCACCACGTGCTGATCGCGCCCGGCAGCAGCTTCAATACGACCTACAGCGATCATTTTCGAATTACCACATTGCCGGACGTCGATACCCTGCACACCGTATTCGAGCGAATCGACAGTCTGTTGGCACAGTCGGCCTGA
- the gspM gene encoding type II secretion system protein GspM encodes MNAWFNSLQPRERVMVATAAVFIVFAIYWFVFWQPLDRGEKDLTNRIANWQSSLQELRPLRGRLMSGSNTASANAGQNKSLVVIVDDTLRSRNLYSALQRSQPTNNSGIRVEFENVAFDDLVLWLGDLSTQYGLHVQAASFSQNNNSNPGRINASLTLERP; translated from the coding sequence ATGAACGCGTGGTTCAACTCTCTGCAACCCCGCGAGCGGGTCATGGTTGCAACGGCCGCAGTATTTATCGTCTTTGCGATTTACTGGTTTGTGTTTTGGCAGCCACTTGATCGCGGCGAGAAGGACCTGACAAACCGAATCGCCAATTGGCAGAGTTCTCTGCAGGAACTACGTCCATTGCGTGGTCGCCTGATGTCCGGCAGCAATACTGCCAGCGCGAACGCGGGTCAAAACAAGTCGCTGGTCGTCATCGTCGACGATACCTTGCGCAGCCGCAATCTGTACTCCGCTCTGCAACGCAGCCAGCCTACCAACAACAGCGGCATTCGGGTCGAGTTCGAGAATGTTGCGTTTGACGACCTGGTACTGTGGCTCGGTGACCTGAGCACGCAGTATGGATTGCATGTCCAGGCCGCGAGCTTTTCCCAGAATAACAACAGTAACCCCGGGCGCATAAACGCCTCACTGACTTTGGAACGCCCCTGA
- a CDS encoding CaiB/BaiF CoA transferase family protein: MQGPLQDIKVLDLSRVLAGPWASQLLADYGAEVIKVEQPGRGDDTRQWGPPWLRADDGSDTAESAYFLATNRNKKSITVNIADAAGQQLIRELVAQSDVVLENFRVGSLVRYGLDAATLLSDYPTLIYCSISAYGQDSQRAAEPGYDAMIQASAGLMSLTGDAHGEPQKTGVAVADIMAGMYAVSGILAALHARERTGAGQHIDVPLFDSQVAWLANQAMNYLVGEEVPMRHGNAHPNIVPYQSFKTADGYLMLAVGNDRQFADCVEALGLAHLAQDARFSGNSSRVKYRDELVAELATKMRTASTADWLQKFRDRGVPSGPINDLAQVFSDPQTIERGLVHSLPHPSAGSVPSVANPVRFSATPTRMHCAPPLLGEHTDDVLTQALGYSPEKIAALRAAGTI; the protein is encoded by the coding sequence ATGCAAGGACCGCTACAGGACATCAAAGTACTGGACCTTTCCCGGGTCCTGGCCGGGCCCTGGGCCAGTCAGCTGCTGGCCGACTACGGTGCGGAAGTCATCAAAGTAGAGCAGCCGGGTCGCGGCGATGACACGCGCCAGTGGGGGCCTCCCTGGTTACGCGCCGACGATGGCAGCGACACCGCTGAATCAGCCTATTTTCTGGCGACCAATCGCAACAAGAAGTCGATCACGGTGAATATTGCCGATGCTGCTGGTCAGCAATTGATTCGCGAGTTGGTAGCGCAAAGTGATGTCGTGCTCGAGAATTTCCGGGTGGGCTCACTGGTGCGCTACGGGCTCGATGCAGCCACCCTGCTGAGTGACTATCCGACGTTAATTTACTGTTCGATATCGGCCTACGGGCAAGACAGTCAGCGCGCCGCTGAGCCCGGCTACGACGCGATGATTCAGGCTTCGGCTGGTTTGATGAGTCTGACCGGCGACGCGCACGGCGAACCACAGAAAACCGGCGTCGCGGTCGCCGACATCATGGCTGGTATGTATGCCGTCAGCGGCATACTCGCCGCATTGCACGCTCGTGAGCGAACCGGTGCCGGCCAACACATCGATGTGCCGTTGTTTGACAGTCAGGTAGCGTGGCTGGCGAACCAGGCGATGAATTACCTGGTTGGCGAAGAAGTACCGATGCGCCACGGGAATGCGCATCCCAACATTGTTCCGTATCAATCGTTCAAGACGGCGGACGGCTATTTGATGCTGGCGGTCGGGAACGATCGGCAGTTTGCTGATTGTGTCGAAGCTCTGGGGCTGGCTCATCTGGCCCAGGATGCGCGCTTTAGCGGCAATAGCAGCCGCGTCAAGTACCGTGACGAGCTGGTGGCGGAGTTGGCGACGAAAATGCGGACGGCGTCGACCGCGGACTGGCTGCAGAAATTTCGAGACCGTGGCGTACCCAGTGGCCCGATCAACGATCTCGCACAGGTATTTTCCGATCCTCAGACCATTGAACGGGGACTGGTACATTCGTTGCCGCACCCGTCGGCCGGTTCCGTGCCAAGTGTCGCGAATCCAGTAAGGTTTTCGGCGACGCCAACCCGCATGCACTGTGCGCCACCGTTGCTCGGTGAGCACACCGATGACGTATTGACCCAAGCGTTGGGCTACAGCCCAGAGAAAATCGCCGCGTTGCGAGCTGCCGGTACTATATGA
- a CDS encoding UvrD-helicase domain-containing protein, giving the protein MKTNVDLLTADHQARADAVDVTRSFIVQAPAGSGKTELLIQRYLFLLATVSEPEEVVAITFTNKAAAEMRHRVAHALERAADGETGDAEHEQRTLSAAARILQRDRKYNWRLRESPRRMRIMTMDAFCASVTRMLPVSSHLGGSMSTVADAQMKRLYSDAAIATLDWLPLGDARAAKLERVLRHLDNNVGDYVSYLAKMLAKRDQWIPFTGPGATDNADQVRAALEATIDDQVRAHLHIVRKVFFELGTQQHRELLRYAGKNLQEKSGAEHALAELDVVAWPEATSDNVDLWRAIASVLLKLDGDIRVSVDVRSGFPAKDDGEKTAFKEWLLVLQEQRGLKEQLATVQLLPDATYRDEQWQVMLALFDVLPLAVAELQRLFAERGVNDHVEVAQAASKALGNADEPGELSMLLDYRISHLLVDEMQDTSISQYQLLSKLTAGWEPGDGRTLFCVGDPMQSVYRFRDAEVGQFIAARKHGIGTLNLDSLILRQNFRSGAELVAWFNTTFERVLPREDDVATGAISYSPSVPVESRAGEGIVEIHPLIEAGMEEEAACSASVIESCLRKNSDHNVAVLVRSRSQLPKLLDILRRKNISCQAIEIDRLTDLPEVIDLLALTRALCHEGDRIAWLAMLRAPWVGLSWSDIHALVKNDSRSTVSELCSDGERLLALSPDGRSRLQRFLRSLEPFAVAHGTRSLRERIERAWLTFGGPACLQSPEQVENAYRYLDVIGKLELGGTIQDIATLEQQLDEERVSSHGDEHTRVQVMTMHKAKGLQFDHVVLHGLGRTTGGSNKDVLAWLPVTAEDGASGMIISPLGPRTAVEKDPLHRFIEQSARESDRLELDRLLYVACTRAIHSLHLVGSVGTRKKGAELGAPFRESLLYRLWPLVEQHYEAAFAAGAGEDTAAVFETDEPVFMAAEIRRMEQPWQVPSIPEPPPAVVVRPTSDAREVDYYWVGSAARHAGTIVHRWLQKMADGSLANDGLPADLDAVSGRWARSLGVPDNDLKGVLDRVRLAVESALNDEQGRWLLSGAGYSELRLGGVHDGEVVNIVIDRVRVAEDGVHWLVDYKTSTHEGGNLSGFLEQEVARYLPQLRLYRAIYSGITDAELRTALYFPLLQKFIEVDAQHGES; this is encoded by the coding sequence GTGAAGACTAACGTCGATCTGCTGACTGCTGACCATCAGGCCCGCGCCGATGCAGTCGATGTAACACGGTCCTTTATCGTGCAGGCACCCGCAGGATCGGGCAAAACTGAATTGTTGATCCAGCGCTACCTGTTTCTGTTGGCAACGGTGTCCGAGCCAGAGGAAGTGGTTGCAATCACCTTTACCAACAAGGCGGCGGCGGAGATGCGGCACCGGGTCGCGCATGCGCTCGAACGTGCGGCTGATGGCGAGACAGGCGACGCGGAACACGAACAGCGGACGCTGAGCGCGGCTGCGCGCATTCTGCAACGTGATCGCAAATACAACTGGCGATTACGGGAGTCACCCCGGCGCATGCGCATCATGACGATGGACGCGTTTTGCGCCTCAGTCACGCGCATGTTGCCGGTCAGTTCCCACCTTGGTGGCTCGATGAGCACCGTTGCTGATGCGCAGATGAAACGTTTGTATTCAGATGCGGCGATTGCGACGTTGGACTGGCTGCCGCTTGGCGATGCACGTGCGGCCAAACTCGAACGCGTACTGCGGCATCTCGACAATAACGTTGGTGACTACGTTAGTTACCTGGCGAAGATGCTGGCCAAGCGCGATCAATGGATCCCGTTCACTGGCCCTGGCGCAACGGATAATGCCGACCAGGTTCGCGCTGCACTGGAGGCAACAATCGATGACCAGGTGCGAGCCCATCTACACATCGTAAGGAAAGTATTTTTCGAGCTGGGCACGCAACAGCACCGCGAGCTGTTGCGTTATGCGGGCAAGAATCTGCAGGAAAAATCCGGCGCAGAACACGCCCTAGCTGAACTTGATGTCGTCGCCTGGCCTGAGGCGACCAGCGACAACGTCGACCTCTGGCGCGCGATTGCGTCGGTACTGCTGAAGCTGGATGGCGACATCCGGGTATCGGTGGATGTTCGCAGCGGCTTCCCCGCGAAAGACGACGGCGAAAAGACCGCATTCAAGGAGTGGCTGCTGGTCTTGCAGGAGCAGCGCGGGCTCAAAGAACAGCTGGCAACCGTTCAGCTCTTGCCGGACGCGACTTACCGGGACGAGCAATGGCAAGTCATGCTGGCGTTGTTTGATGTCTTGCCGTTGGCAGTCGCCGAATTGCAGCGACTGTTCGCCGAACGAGGAGTCAACGATCACGTCGAAGTGGCACAGGCGGCAAGCAAAGCATTAGGCAATGCCGACGAGCCGGGTGAACTGTCGATGTTGCTCGACTACCGGATCAGCCACTTGCTGGTTGATGAAATGCAGGATACCTCCATCAGCCAGTACCAGTTGTTGTCGAAATTGACGGCAGGCTGGGAGCCAGGCGATGGACGCACATTATTTTGTGTGGGCGACCCCATGCAGTCTGTGTATCGCTTCCGGGATGCCGAAGTTGGCCAGTTTATCGCTGCGAGAAAGCACGGTATCGGCACCTTGAATCTGGATTCGCTGATTTTACGCCAGAATTTTCGCTCGGGTGCCGAGTTGGTGGCCTGGTTCAACACGACGTTCGAACGGGTTCTACCCCGGGAAGACGATGTCGCAACCGGCGCAATTTCCTACTCCCCTTCGGTGCCGGTCGAATCGCGTGCCGGGGAGGGCATCGTCGAGATTCACCCGCTCATCGAGGCGGGTATGGAGGAAGAGGCCGCTTGTTCAGCGAGCGTCATCGAGTCCTGTCTGCGCAAGAACAGCGATCACAATGTGGCGGTTCTGGTACGCAGTCGGAGTCAGTTACCGAAGTTGCTCGATATTTTGCGGCGCAAGAACATTAGTTGCCAGGCAATCGAGATTGATCGCCTGACCGATTTGCCGGAAGTCATCGATCTGCTGGCATTGACCCGTGCACTATGTCACGAAGGCGACCGGATCGCCTGGCTGGCAATGCTCCGCGCGCCCTGGGTTGGGCTCTCCTGGAGCGATATTCACGCATTGGTTAAAAATGACAGCAGGTCGACGGTAAGTGAGTTGTGCAGCGACGGCGAGCGGCTGCTCGCCTTGAGTCCCGACGGCCGGTCGCGGTTGCAACGATTCCTGCGGTCGCTGGAGCCATTCGCCGTCGCACACGGAACCCGCAGTCTGCGCGAACGAATAGAGCGTGCCTGGTTAACGTTCGGTGGTCCCGCCTGTTTGCAGAGTCCGGAACAAGTGGAGAATGCCTATCGCTATCTGGATGTCATCGGCAAGCTGGAGCTGGGTGGCACGATTCAGGACATTGCGACACTGGAGCAACAACTCGACGAGGAACGGGTTTCGTCGCACGGTGATGAACACACGCGTGTGCAGGTGATGACCATGCACAAGGCAAAAGGATTGCAGTTCGATCACGTGGTCCTGCACGGCTTGGGACGAACAACCGGTGGGAGCAACAAGGACGTTTTGGCATGGCTGCCTGTCACGGCTGAAGACGGTGCCAGTGGCATGATCATCAGCCCGCTGGGGCCGCGCACGGCGGTTGAAAAGGACCCTTTGCATCGCTTCATAGAGCAGTCGGCAAGAGAAAGCGATCGGCTGGAACTTGATCGACTGTTGTACGTGGCGTGTACCCGAGCTATCCATTCTTTGCACCTGGTGGGCAGTGTTGGCACGCGCAAGAAAGGCGCGGAATTGGGTGCTCCCTTTCGCGAGAGTTTGCTGTACCGTTTGTGGCCATTGGTGGAACAGCATTATGAAGCGGCGTTCGCCGCAGGCGCCGGTGAAGACACTGCCGCAGTGTTCGAAACCGACGAACCGGTATTCATGGCCGCTGAAATTCGCCGCATGGAGCAACCCTGGCAAGTTCCCTCGATACCGGAACCGCCGCCGGCAGTGGTCGTTCGGCCAACGAGTGACGCGCGTGAGGTGGATTATTACTGGGTTGGCAGTGCAGCCCGGCATGCCGGAACCATTGTGCACCGCTGGTTACAGAAAATGGCGGATGGCAGTCTGGCCAACGATGGCTTGCCAGCGGATCTCGACGCGGTCAGCGGTCGTTGGGCACGGTCACTTGGCGTGCCTGACAATGACCTCAAGGGGGTACTGGATCGGGTCCGTCTTGCTGTTGAATCCGCTTTGAACGACGAACAGGGTCGCTGGCTGCTGTCCGGCGCAGGCTACTCGGAACTTCGGCTTGGCGGTGTGCACGACGGGGAGGTCGTCAATATCGTTATTGACCGGGTGCGGGTCGCTGAAGACGGCGTGCACTGGCTGGTCGACTACAAGACCAGCACCCACGAAGGCGGTAATTTAAGCGGCTTCCTCGAGCAGGAAGTGGCCCGCTACTTGCCGCAATTGCGACTCTATCGTGCCATATACAGCGGGATTACAGACGCGGAACTCAGGACCGCTTTGTACTTCCCCTTGTTACAGAAGTTTATCGAAGTCGACGCGCAGCATGGCGAGTCATAA